One window of Trinickia caryophylli genomic DNA carries:
- a CDS encoding polyhydroxyalkanoate depolymerase codes for MLYQFYEFQRALLNPLTAWAQAASKSFANPASPFAYVPGATRYAAGYELLYRLGKDYEKPEFDIHQIVKDGHNIPIIEQTIIEKPFCRLLRFKRFADDSDAVAQLKDEPVVLVCAPLSGHHSTLLRDTVRTLLQDHKVYITDWIDARMVPVENGPFHLDDYVAYIQEFIRHIGAKNMHVLSVCQPTVPVLAAISLMASRGEDTPRTMTMMGGPIDARSSPTSVNSLAMQHSYEWFENNVIHIVPQNYPGVGRHVYPGFLQHAGFVAMNPERHAASHWDFYQSLLRGDEEDAEAHRRFYDEYNAVLDMAAEYYLDTIRIVFQEFRLAEGTWDIDGERVRPQDIKRTALFTIEGELDDISGCGQTRAAHLLCSGIPEGEKHHFTAEKCGHYGIFSGRRWRTIIYPQLRDFILAHNKETKAQAEPVEV; via the coding sequence ATGCTTTACCAGTTCTACGAATTCCAGCGCGCGCTCTTGAATCCGTTGACGGCCTGGGCTCAGGCCGCATCGAAGTCGTTCGCCAACCCCGCGAGCCCTTTCGCCTACGTGCCCGGCGCCACGCGGTACGCGGCCGGCTATGAGCTGCTTTACCGGCTCGGCAAGGACTACGAAAAACCGGAATTCGACATCCATCAGATCGTGAAGGACGGCCACAACATCCCGATCATCGAGCAAACGATCATCGAGAAGCCGTTTTGCCGCCTGCTGCGCTTCAAGCGCTTCGCCGACGACAGCGACGCAGTCGCGCAACTGAAGGACGAGCCCGTGGTGCTCGTATGCGCGCCGCTTTCCGGACACCACTCCACACTGCTGCGCGATACGGTGCGCACGCTGCTGCAGGATCACAAGGTGTACATCACGGATTGGATCGACGCGCGCATGGTGCCCGTTGAAAACGGTCCGTTCCACTTGGACGACTACGTCGCTTATATTCAGGAGTTCATCCGCCACATCGGCGCGAAGAACATGCATGTGCTGTCGGTATGCCAGCCGACTGTGCCGGTGCTCGCGGCAATCTCGCTGATGGCGAGCCGCGGCGAGGACACGCCACGCACCATGACGATGATGGGCGGCCCGATCGACGCGCGCTCGAGCCCCACGTCGGTCAACTCCCTCGCGATGCAGCATTCGTACGAGTGGTTCGAGAACAACGTGATCCACATCGTGCCGCAGAACTACCCCGGAGTCGGGCGACACGTTTATCCCGGCTTCCTTCAGCACGCCGGCTTCGTGGCGATGAACCCGGAGCGCCATGCGGCCTCGCACTGGGATTTCTATCAAAGCCTGCTGCGCGGTGACGAGGAAGACGCCGAGGCGCACCGGCGGTTCTACGACGAATACAACGCGGTGCTCGACATGGCCGCCGAGTATTACCTCGACACGATCCGCATCGTATTCCAGGAATTCCGCCTCGCCGAGGGCACGTGGGATATCGACGGCGAGCGCGTGCGCCCGCAGGACATCAAGCGCACGGCCCTCTTCACGATCGAGGGAGAACTCGACGACATCTCCGGCTGCGGCCAGACGCGCGCCGCGCACCTTTTGTGCAGCGGCATTCCCGAGGGCGAGAAGCATCACTTCACGGCCGAGAAATGCGGCCATTACGGCATTTTCTCCGGCCGCCGCTGGCGCACGATCATCTACCCGCAACTGCGCGACTTCATCCTCGCGCACAACAAGGAGACGAAGGCCCAGGCCGAGCCCGTCGAGGTCTGA
- the nth gene encoding endonuclease III: MNAAKRRAIYEALQSLNPHPKTELEYTTPFELLIAVMLSAQATDVSVNKATRKLYPVANTPAKLIDLGEEGLAQYIKTIGLYRTKAKNVIATCRLLLERHGGDVPADREALESLPGVGRKTANVVLNTAFGQPTIAVDTHIFRVANRTGLAPGKDVRAVEAALEKFTPPEFRHDAHHWLILHGRYVCKARRPECWHCVIEPVCEYKPKTPPPEL, encoded by the coding sequence ATGAACGCCGCCAAACGACGTGCCATCTACGAGGCCCTGCAAAGCCTCAACCCTCACCCCAAAACCGAACTCGAATACACCACGCCATTCGAATTGCTGATCGCGGTGATGCTGTCGGCCCAGGCGACCGACGTGTCGGTCAACAAGGCCACGCGCAAGCTGTATCCGGTGGCGAATACACCGGCGAAGCTCATCGACCTCGGCGAGGAAGGGCTCGCGCAGTACATCAAGACGATCGGGCTTTACCGCACGAAGGCCAAGAACGTGATCGCCACCTGTCGACTGCTGCTCGAACGTCACGGCGGCGACGTGCCGGCCGATCGCGAGGCGCTCGAAAGCCTGCCCGGCGTGGGGCGCAAAACGGCAAACGTCGTGCTCAACACGGCATTCGGCCAACCGACGATTGCTGTCGATACGCATATTTTTCGCGTCGCCAACCGCACCGGCCTCGCGCCGGGCAAGGACGTGCGCGCCGTGGAAGCCGCGCTCGAGAAGTTCACGCCGCCCGAATTCAGGCATGACGCCCACCATTGGCTGATTCTGCACGGGCGCTATGTCTGCAAGGCCCGCCGGCCAGAGTGCTGGCACTGCGTCATCGAGCCGGTTTGCGAATACAAGCCCAAGACGCCGCCGCCGGAACTCTGA
- a CDS encoding TetR family transcriptional regulator produces the protein MNQLKVRRDPEGTRRRILLAAAEEFATGGLFGARVDQIARRAETNERMLYYYFGSKEQLFTAVLEHAFGALTAAEKALDLSGIAPVEAITRLAHFVWDYYRDHPDLLRLINNENLHEARYLQKSTNIREMISPMVATLSAILERGQRAGLFRANIDPLRFYVTLSGLGYYIVSNRCTLQATLGRDFSAPAERSEMVQMNTELLLAYLMRK, from the coding sequence ATGAACCAGCTGAAAGTCAGAAGGGATCCCGAAGGGACGCGTCGTCGTATCCTGCTCGCGGCAGCCGAAGAGTTTGCAACTGGTGGCTTGTTCGGCGCACGCGTCGATCAGATCGCTCGCCGGGCGGAGACCAACGAGCGGATGCTCTACTACTACTTCGGCAGCAAGGAACAACTGTTCACGGCCGTGCTCGAGCACGCTTTCGGAGCGCTCACCGCGGCGGAAAAGGCGCTGGACCTGTCGGGCATCGCGCCCGTCGAGGCGATTACGCGCCTTGCCCATTTCGTCTGGGACTACTACCGCGATCATCCAGATCTGCTGCGCCTCATCAACAACGAGAATTTGCACGAAGCGCGCTATCTGCAGAAGTCGACGAACATCCGCGAGATGATTTCGCCGATGGTCGCAACGCTCTCGGCGATCCTCGAGCGCGGTCAGCGTGCCGGCCTTTTTCGCGCCAATATCGACCCGTTGCGTTTTTACGTGACGCTCTCGGGGCTCGGCTACTACATCGTCTCGAACCGCTGTACGCTGCAGGCAACGCTTGGTCGCGATTTCAGCGCGCCGGCCGAGCGCAGTGAGATGGTGCAGATGAATACCGAGCTGCTGCTCGCGTATTTGATGCGCAAGTAG
- a CDS encoding DMT family transporter: MTPARVSPRSTALSGALFVALSAAAFGAMAIFGRYAYAGGADVLGLLTLRFGIGGAVLACVAQRRGVQWPRGRTLAGIAAMGALGYVGQSLSYFIALQHAQASLVALLLYLYPAFVTLLAAVWLHEPLTRVKCAALVLCLAGSALMVGGGQGEPLGIALGLAAAVIYSLYIVLGTRITRGVDPLATTAVVCLAAALVFLALSLARTAAGTPPQWPATLAGWLAVAAIALVSTVVAMLAFFAGLARLGAARTSMLSTLEPVVTVLLAWLLLGERFGLLQWLGGAAVIGAVLWLVRAGSGAPDEAVTLEANQ; encoded by the coding sequence ATGACGCCTGCTCGAGTCAGCCCACGCTCCACCGCGCTTTCGGGCGCGTTGTTCGTCGCCCTCTCCGCCGCAGCCTTCGGCGCGATGGCCATCTTCGGGCGCTACGCTTATGCGGGCGGTGCCGACGTGCTCGGTCTGCTTACGCTGCGATTCGGAATCGGCGGCGCCGTGCTCGCCTGCGTGGCGCAGCGGCGCGGCGTCCAGTGGCCGCGCGGGCGCACGCTCGCCGGTATTGCCGCCATGGGCGCGCTCGGATACGTGGGGCAGTCGCTGAGTTACTTCATCGCGCTACAGCATGCTCAGGCGAGTCTCGTCGCGCTGCTGCTCTACCTCTATCCCGCGTTCGTGACGCTGCTCGCCGCCGTCTGGCTGCACGAGCCGCTCACACGCGTAAAGTGCGCCGCGCTCGTGCTGTGTCTTGCCGGCTCGGCGCTGATGGTCGGCGGCGGGCAGGGGGAGCCGCTCGGCATCGCGCTGGGGTTGGCGGCCGCCGTCATCTATTCGCTTTATATCGTGCTCGGCACGCGCATCACGCGCGGCGTCGACCCGCTCGCCACCACGGCGGTCGTCTGCCTGGCGGCCGCGCTCGTATTCCTCGCCCTTTCGCTCGCGCGGACCGCCGCGGGCACGCCGCCTCAATGGCCGGCGACGCTCGCGGGGTGGCTTGCCGTGGCGGCGATCGCGCTCGTCTCCACCGTCGTGGCGATGCTCGCGTTTTTTGCGGGCCTTGCACGCCTCGGCGCGGCGCGCACGTCGATGCTGTCCACGCTCGAGCCCGTCGTTACGGTGCTGCTCGCCTGGCTGCTGCTGGGTGAGCGGTTCGGGCTGCTGCAATGGCTCGGCGGTGCCGCGGTGATAGGCGCCGTGCTGTGGCTCGTGCGGGCCGGCAGTGGAGCGCCCGACGAGGCCGTTACGCTCGAAGCCAATCAGTAA
- a CDS encoding DUF2778 domain-containing protein, producing the protein MPLAQCTFVLNSQPLSILTCGGLTVPAYSGRPGQLNNPAAVTDAKRGPLPKGRYYIVDEPRVARLGWLKELRERPSANVFALYRADGAIDDWTFVDGLRRGRFRLHPIGSAHACEGCITVALPKAFDRLATRLRASERALIPGTSARYYGMLDVK; encoded by the coding sequence ATGCCGCTCGCTCAATGCACGTTCGTACTCAACAGCCAACCGCTCAGCATCCTCACCTGCGGCGGGCTGACCGTCCCCGCCTACTCCGGCCGCCCGGGCCAGCTCAACAATCCGGCCGCCGTAACCGATGCAAAGCGCGGGCCATTGCCGAAAGGGCGCTACTACATCGTCGACGAGCCACGCGTCGCCCGCCTTGGCTGGCTCAAGGAACTCAGGGAAAGGCCTTCGGCCAACGTTTTCGCGCTCTATCGGGCCGACGGTGCCATCGACGACTGGACGTTCGTCGACGGTCTGCGCCGTGGCCGCTTCCGGCTGCATCCGATCGGCTCGGCGCATGCGTGCGAGGGGTGTATCACCGTCGCGCTCCCGAAAGCCTTCGATCGACTCGCCACACGCTTGCGCGCAAGCGAGCGCGCCCTGATTCCCGGCACGTCGGCCCGCTATTACGGCATGCTCGACGTCAAATGA
- the rsxB gene encoding electron transport complex subunit RsxB, with product MTDRHTLADRIEDLLPQTQCTKCGYDGCRPYAEAVASGAAGYNQCPPGGAEGVARLATLLGKPVIALNPANGVERPRPLAFIDETLCIGCTLCMQACPVDAIVGAPKLMHTVVAELCTGCDLCVAPCPVDCISMVPVTGQATGWQAWSTAQADAARTRHERRVAREQTAREAAEARAAARRAAVPEPSAATKPGTDTYADAEKKRAIIAAALERARQKKTAMAASGVAPKNVAGVSPAVQAQIDAAEARRRRLGLAETGSTAPNEDAGQPTGDAPKPDTPSSR from the coding sequence GTGACAGACCGACATACCCTCGCGGATCGCATCGAAGATCTGCTCCCGCAAACGCAGTGCACGAAGTGCGGCTACGACGGCTGCCGCCCGTATGCCGAAGCCGTGGCGAGCGGCGCGGCCGGCTACAACCAATGCCCGCCAGGCGGCGCCGAGGGCGTGGCCCGGCTCGCCACGCTGCTCGGCAAGCCCGTCATTGCGCTCAATCCTGCCAACGGCGTCGAACGGCCGCGCCCCCTCGCGTTCATCGACGAGACGCTTTGCATCGGCTGCACGCTGTGTATGCAGGCCTGCCCCGTCGACGCGATCGTCGGTGCGCCGAAACTCATGCATACGGTCGTGGCCGAACTCTGCACAGGTTGCGATCTTTGCGTGGCGCCCTGCCCCGTCGACTGCATTTCGATGGTGCCGGTCACGGGGCAGGCCACGGGCTGGCAGGCATGGAGCACGGCACAGGCCGATGCGGCGCGCACGCGCCATGAACGGCGCGTCGCGCGCGAGCAGACAGCACGCGAGGCCGCCGAGGCGCGGGCCGCCGCGCGCCGTGCCGCCGTGCCGGAACCTTCCGCCGCGACGAAACCAGGCACCGACACATACGCCGACGCCGAGAAGAAGCGCGCAATCATCGCCGCGGCATTGGAACGAGCACGTCAGAAAAAGACAGCCATGGCGGCTTCGGGCGTCGCGCCGAAAAACGTAGCCGGTGTGAGCCCGGCCGTGCAGGCTCAGATCGACGCAGCCGAAGCGCGCCGCCGACGGCTCGGGCTTGCCGAAACGGGTTCGACCGCGCCGAACGAGGACGCCGGCCAGCCGACGGGCGATGCGCCGAAACCCGATACCCCTTCATCACGCTGA
- a CDS encoding DUF1841 family protein: protein MFNPSRDEVRRFFTDTWRKQRAGEILTPLEAIAADWIVEHPEYHAELADESSATADYAPESGRTNPFLHLSMHLAISEQLSIDQPPGIRAAHERLVGRLGSTHDAQHAIMECLGETIWEAQRSNTPPDTDAYLARIERRASRD from the coding sequence ATGTTCAATCCGAGCCGAGACGAAGTCCGACGCTTTTTCACCGACACCTGGCGCAAGCAGCGCGCGGGCGAGATCCTGACACCGCTCGAGGCGATCGCGGCCGACTGGATCGTCGAGCATCCGGAATACCACGCCGAGCTCGCCGACGAATCGTCGGCAACGGCCGACTACGCACCCGAGAGCGGCCGAACGAACCCGTTCCTGCATCTGTCGATGCATCTCGCCATCAGCGAGCAATTGTCGATCGACCAGCCGCCCGGCATACGTGCGGCGCACGAGCGCCTCGTCGGACGGCTCGGCTCCACGCACGACGCACAGCACGCGATCATGGAGTGCCTCGGCGAGACCATCTGGGAAGCTCAGCGCAGCAATACCCCGCCCGACACCGACGCTTACCTCGCCCGCATCGAACGCCGCGCATCGCGCGACTGA
- a CDS encoding vWA domain-containing protein — protein MLIDFFYTLRAARLPVSMKEYLTLLEALRARVIAPSLDEFYYLARLVLVKDERYFDKFDQAFGAYFRGVQTLAEAALDVPPEWLRKRLERELTPEQKAAVEAMGGLDKLMERLKQLFDEQKERHEGGNKWIGTGGTSPFGNGGYNPEGIRIGGESAGNRTAVKVWEARGYRDYDDQIEIGTRNIKVALRRLRRFAREGAAEELDLPDTIHSTAANAGWLDIKMVPQRHNSVKVLMLLDVGGSMDDHIKRTEELFSAARAEFKHLEFYYFHNCVYDFLWKNNRRRHVERIPTWDVLRRFTPDYKLIFVGDATMSPYEVLQPGGSVEYNNPEAGAVWLRRLAEQFAHHVWLNPEPQGLWEYRQSVQVIRQLLGDRMYPLTLAGLESAMRLLSK, from the coding sequence ATGCTGATCGACTTCTTCTATACCTTGCGCGCGGCGCGGCTGCCCGTGTCGATGAAGGAGTATCTCACGCTGCTCGAGGCCTTGCGCGCACGCGTGATCGCCCCATCGCTCGACGAGTTTTACTATCTTGCGCGCCTCGTGCTCGTGAAGGACGAGCGGTACTTCGACAAGTTCGACCAGGCATTCGGCGCCTATTTCCGCGGGGTGCAGACGCTTGCCGAAGCGGCGCTCGATGTTCCGCCCGAGTGGCTGCGCAAGCGGCTCGAACGCGAACTCACGCCCGAGCAGAAGGCGGCCGTCGAAGCCATGGGCGGCCTCGACAAACTGATGGAGCGCCTCAAACAGCTCTTCGACGAGCAAAAGGAACGCCACGAAGGCGGCAACAAGTGGATCGGCACGGGCGGCACGTCGCCGTTCGGCAACGGCGGCTACAACCCGGAAGGCATCCGCATCGGCGGGGAGTCGGCCGGCAACCGCACGGCGGTCAAGGTGTGGGAGGCGCGCGGCTATCGCGACTACGACGATCAGATCGAAATCGGCACGCGCAACATCAAGGTTGCGCTGCGACGGTTGCGCCGCTTCGCGCGCGAGGGAGCCGCCGAAGAACTCGATCTGCCCGACACGATCCACAGCACGGCGGCCAATGCAGGCTGGCTCGACATCAAGATGGTGCCGCAGCGCCACAACTCGGTGAAGGTTCTGATGTTGCTCGACGTGGGCGGCTCGATGGACGACCACATCAAGCGCACGGAGGAGCTTTTTTCGGCGGCCCGCGCCGAGTTCAAACACCTCGAGTTCTACTACTTCCACAACTGCGTCTACGATTTTCTGTGGAAAAACAACCGGCGGCGCCATGTCGAGCGCATTCCGACCTGGGACGTCCTGCGCCGGTTCACGCCCGATTACAAGCTCATTTTCGTCGGCGATGCCACGATGAGCCCCTATGAAGTCCTCCAGCCGGGCGGCTCCGTCGAATACAACAACCCGGAAGCCGGCGCCGTCTGGCTGCGGCGGCTCGCCGAGCAGTTCGCGCATCACGTCTGGCTCAATCCCGAGCCGCAGGGTCTGTGGGAATACCGGCAGTCGGTGCAGGTCATTCGCCAGTTGCTCGGCGATCGCATGTATCCTCTGACGCTCGCCGGACTCGAAAGCGCCATGCGCCTGCTCAGCAAGTGA
- a CDS encoding AAA family ATPase has translation MRFEGSSQYVATDDLKLAVNAAMTLARPLLIKGEPGTGKTMLAEEVAAALGMPLFQWHIKSTTKAQQGLYEYDAVSRLRDSQLGDARVADIANYIVKGVLWQAFESDVPSVLLIDEIDKADIEFPNDLLRELDRMEFHVYETREVVRAKHRPLVVITSNNEKELPDAFLRRCFFHYIKFPDPATMTQIVEVHYPGIREDLLRAALQSFFELRAVSGLKKKPSTSELLDWLKLLLAEDIPADALRSPDDKEVVPPLAGALLKNEQDLNLLERLIQMNRHNR, from the coding sequence ATGCGTTTCGAAGGTTCGTCGCAGTACGTCGCCACCGACGATCTGAAGCTCGCCGTCAATGCCGCAATGACGCTCGCGCGGCCGCTACTGATCAAGGGCGAGCCGGGCACCGGCAAGACAATGCTTGCCGAGGAAGTGGCCGCGGCGCTCGGCATGCCGCTCTTTCAGTGGCACATCAAATCGACGACGAAGGCGCAGCAGGGCCTCTACGAGTACGACGCCGTCTCTCGCCTGCGCGACTCCCAGCTCGGGGACGCGCGCGTGGCGGACATCGCCAACTACATCGTGAAGGGCGTGCTCTGGCAGGCGTTCGAATCGGACGTGCCCTCGGTGCTGCTCATCGACGAGATCGACAAGGCCGACATCGAGTTTCCGAACGACCTGCTGCGCGAGCTCGACCGCATGGAGTTCCACGTCTACGAGACGCGTGAAGTCGTGCGCGCGAAACACCGTCCGCTCGTCGTCATCACGTCGAACAACGAAAAGGAGCTGCCCGACGCCTTCTTGCGCCGCTGCTTCTTCCATTACATCAAGTTCCCCGACCCGGCGACGATGACGCAAATCGTGGAGGTGCATTACCCCGGCATTCGCGAGGACCTGCTGCGTGCCGCGCTGCAGAGCTTCTTCGAATTGCGCGCCGTATCGGGCCTCAAGAAAAAGCCTTCGACGTCCGAACTGCTGGACTGGCTCAAGCTGCTGCTCGCCGAGGACATTCCCGCCGACGCGCTGCGCTCGCCCGACGACAAGGAGGTCGTGCCGCCGCTCGCCGGCGCGCTGCTCAAGAACGAGCAGGACTTGAACCTGCTCGAACGGCTCATCCAGATGAACCGGCACAACCGATAG
- a CDS encoding c-type cytochrome, with translation MNKPDQALRTIVMAAGAAVAVCALALSNPAAAASADNGKALVDSHNCAACHGAGLNKPITPEYPKLAGQHASYIYWALKQYQMGNANPNLGRNNAIMQAQVQSLSQSDMKDIAAYVESLQGDLVQKK, from the coding sequence ATGAACAAGCCCGATCAGGCATTGCGGACGATCGTCATGGCCGCAGGGGCGGCAGTTGCCGTCTGCGCGCTTGCGCTTTCGAATCCGGCCGCGGCGGCCAGCGCCGACAACGGCAAGGCGCTCGTGGACAGCCACAACTGCGCGGCCTGCCACGGTGCCGGCCTGAACAAGCCTATTACGCCCGAGTATCCGAAGCTCGCGGGGCAGCACGCGAGCTACATCTACTGGGCGCTCAAGCAATATCAGATGGGCAACGCGAACCCGAACCTGGGCCGCAACAACGCGATCATGCAGGCGCAGGTGCAGAGCCTGTCGCAAAGCGATATGAAGGATATTGCCGCATACGTCGAATCGCTCCAGGGCGATCTCGTCCAGAAGAAGTAA
- a CDS encoding c-type cytochrome: MNSFVGKHVVTAALVALAGFALSAEAADVVGNPKAAQGKVAMCIGCHGIPDYRTAYPEVYQVPKLGGQNAQYLVNALQGYKKGDRHFATMHAIAQSLTDQDIADIAAYYAAQNATSPNNPQR; this comes from the coding sequence ATGAACTCTTTCGTCGGCAAACACGTCGTGACCGCAGCGCTCGTCGCGCTTGCGGGGTTCGCGCTCTCCGCCGAGGCGGCCGATGTCGTCGGCAACCCGAAGGCAGCGCAGGGCAAGGTCGCGATGTGCATCGGCTGCCATGGCATTCCCGATTACCGCACGGCATACCCTGAGGTCTACCAGGTGCCCAAGCTCGGCGGCCAGAACGCGCAGTACCTCGTGAACGCACTGCAGGGCTACAAGAAGGGCGATCGTCACTTCGCGACGATGCACGCGATCGCGCAGTCGCTGACCGACCAGGACATCGCCGACATCGCCGCCTACTACGCGGCTCAGAACGCGACGTCGCCGAACAATCCGCAAAGGTGA